A single window of Xylocopilactobacillus apicola DNA harbors:
- a CDS encoding FAD-dependent oxidoreductase — translation MKVIVIGSSHGGFEAVEELLLDYPEAEIQWYEKGDFVSFLSCGMQLYLEGLVKDVNSVRYATKEGMEKKGVHVFVQQEVTEIHPEKHEVTVHNLVDDQKRIEKYDKLIVSTGAVPVNLPVPGNDLENIYFMRGRDWAIKLKKATVEPEIQNVVVIGSGYIGIEAAEAFSKAGKQVTVIDILPRILGTYLDPEFTDVLAPELEQHHVKLALGQSVQKFVGEAGKVKQVVTDKGTFDADLVVEAAGVKPNTAWLEGTLELNQDHTIKTDRYQRTNQPDIFAVGDATYVNYAPTDQMSKIALATNARRQGRYAVKNLEKENTPTPAVSGSSALSVFKYHFASTGVKDATADSSHLKVASVYVEDTFRPPFVPADHNAKVQFKLTYSPENGRILGAQIMSTADVTANINTISFAIQQHATVNDLAYADFFFQPGFDRPWNIMNVAAQKAQREMEK, via the coding sequence ATGAAGGTAATTGTAATTGGTTCATCACACGGTGGTTTTGAGGCAGTTGAAGAATTGCTGTTGGACTATCCAGAAGCAGAAATTCAATGGTATGAAAAAGGCGATTTTGTTTCGTTTCTATCCTGTGGGATGCAGCTTTATTTAGAAGGTTTAGTTAAGGATGTTAATAGTGTACGTTATGCAACAAAAGAGGGGATGGAGAAAAAAGGTGTTCATGTCTTCGTTCAACAAGAAGTAACGGAAATTCATCCTGAAAAACATGAAGTCACAGTTCATAATTTGGTTGATGATCAAAAAAGAATTGAGAAATATGATAAGTTAATTGTTAGCACAGGTGCGGTTCCCGTTAATTTACCAGTGCCTGGTAATGATTTAGAAAATATTTATTTTATGCGTGGTCGCGATTGGGCAATTAAGTTAAAGAAAGCTACAGTTGAACCAGAGATCCAAAACGTAGTAGTTATCGGATCAGGCTACATTGGGATTGAGGCTGCTGAAGCTTTTTCTAAGGCTGGGAAACAAGTTACCGTTATTGATATTTTGCCGCGAATTTTAGGTACATATCTTGATCCAGAATTTACCGATGTTTTAGCACCTGAGTTAGAACAACATCATGTTAAATTGGCTCTTGGTCAATCTGTTCAGAAATTTGTCGGAGAAGCAGGAAAAGTTAAACAGGTGGTCACTGATAAAGGTACTTTCGATGCCGATTTGGTGGTTGAAGCTGCAGGTGTTAAGCCGAATACAGCTTGGTTAGAAGGAACTCTTGAGTTAAACCAGGATCATACAATTAAGACTGATCGTTATCAACGGACCAATCAACCTGATATTTTTGCAGTAGGTGATGCGACTTATGTTAATTATGCTCCAACCGATCAGATGTCGAAGATTGCTTTGGCAACAAATGCTCGGCGTCAAGGCCGCTATGCAGTAAAAAACTTGGAGAAAGAGAATACACCGACTCCAGCGGTTTCAGGTTCCTCAGCTTTATCAGTATTTAAATATCATTTTGCTTCGACGGGAGTCAAAGATGCTACTGCTGATAGTAGCCATTTAAAAGTGGCTTCAGTTTATGTTGAAGATACTTTTAGACCGCCATTTGTTCCGGCTGATCATAACGCAAAAGTTCAATTTAAGTTAACTTATTCACCTGAAAATGGTCGGATCTTAGGGGCTCAAATTATGTCAACTGCTGATGTGACTGCTAATATCAACACGATTTCTTTTGCTATTCAGCAACATGCAACGGTAAACGATTTAGCGTATGCGGACTTTTTCTTCCAACCGGGATTTGATCGTCCATGGAACATTATGAATGTTGCTGCCCAAAAAGCTCAACGCGAAATGGAAAAATAA
- a CDS encoding YfhO family protein has product MKIIKIKEKIQFEPTIAFLTPIILMTIYFIAIGVYPFGHNTIMTVDLGQQYIDFFGLFRDTILHHPASFFYSFAKDIGGDMIGVWSYYLLSPLNIIFLFFNKEHLDVAVVIITLLKYGLASLAFYFFGLKTSKVPPKFLISISVSYALSGFFVANQFNIMWLDAAYLTPLVAWGIYLIFKKNQTRFYTVFLAAILIINYYMGYMICIFAVLYFIFLASINYHTFRLLVKQLVNFLIASIGSALIAAFILLPTFFQLTQSKGTYTIKKINWKFEYNPFKMLTKFNIGAYNFDAISSGLPNLFIPSFLLALVILFFSIKKIELRTRFTALLITIFLILSLSFEPFDLLWHGFQFPVWYPYRFSYLAIFWLLILSLQTFEFIEEITLKQLIIPAIFFVAITSCSIFERKNLNYLNYPIIIVSAAFFVISVAALGGIINKYQIFNRFFPALIVLEATINAYVSISMIGFISHSDFAKYIQTTNNSLQKIKKTDSGFYRIGKSFERTNNDAMLLDFNGTDQFNSMLEPQTSTLYAKLGQPQSEGDVIYANGNLFTDSLLGIKYFLENKKNKPEVYKPIGTRMDVQNYGIKAKDQNIVIRENPYALTNGFLVSNKALKPDLALINPITNYNTIYHNLVQQSDFEDLFLPFYSYHEKLVNLKKKSSATWNTYTKINPAKPGKIIISLTPKTNDPYYVSLNGDLADHKIKYCVNGQNIEQDEPIQNTVVQSIFQNKKDQNVNYVLNVDRKELNLYDLSFYFMDSKKFLVQNTQLQHNQLKLTEHHSNSLKGNIEVKEQNQVLFFSIPAVKGWHASVDGKRVPIKKAFRNFIAIPVKPGKHTVKITYLPPYFITGLTISIVTSGGLMICLYLKRRKP; this is encoded by the coding sequence ATGAAAATTATAAAAATCAAAGAAAAAATACAGTTTGAACCAACCATTGCGTTTTTGACCCCAATCATCTTGATGACAATTTATTTTATCGCAATTGGGGTCTATCCTTTTGGACATAACACAATTATGACAGTCGACCTGGGTCAACAATACATTGATTTTTTTGGCCTTTTTCGCGATACAATTCTCCACCATCCGGCAAGCTTCTTTTATTCATTTGCCAAAGATATCGGCGGAGATATGATCGGTGTTTGGAGCTATTATTTATTAAGCCCTCTTAATATAATTTTTCTTTTTTTTAATAAAGAACATTTAGATGTCGCTGTAGTCATTATAACCTTGTTGAAGTATGGTTTGGCCAGTCTGGCTTTTTACTTTTTTGGTCTTAAAACCTCTAAAGTCCCACCCAAGTTTTTAATATCTATTAGCGTCAGTTATGCGCTTAGCGGTTTTTTTGTTGCTAATCAGTTTAATATTATGTGGCTTGATGCCGCATACCTCACTCCCCTTGTTGCCTGGGGAATTTACCTCATTTTTAAAAAAAATCAAACTCGTTTTTATACCGTTTTTTTGGCCGCCATCTTAATCATCAACTACTATATGGGCTACATGATCTGTATCTTTGCGGTTCTCTATTTTATCTTCCTCGCCTCTATAAATTATCACACATTTCGCTTGCTCGTTAAACAGTTAGTTAATTTTTTAATTGCATCAATTGGTTCTGCTCTAATAGCTGCTTTTATTCTCCTCCCAACGTTTTTTCAGCTTACGCAAAGTAAAGGAACCTACACTATTAAAAAAATTAATTGGAAGTTTGAGTACAATCCTTTCAAAATGCTTACCAAATTTAATATTGGCGCTTATAACTTTGATGCAATTTCTAGTGGTCTACCCAATCTCTTTATTCCAAGCTTTTTATTAGCGCTCGTTATTTTATTTTTTAGCATTAAAAAAATTGAACTCCGAACAAGGTTTACAGCTCTTTTAATTACTATTTTTTTAATTTTGTCATTATCATTTGAACCATTCGATTTGTTATGGCACGGTTTTCAATTTCCAGTTTGGTATCCCTACCGTTTTTCTTATCTCGCCATCTTCTGGCTCCTCATTTTAAGTTTACAAACTTTTGAGTTTATCGAAGAAATAACCCTCAAGCAATTAATTATTCCCGCCATTTTCTTTGTGGCTATTACCTCTTGTTCGATTTTTGAACGAAAAAACTTAAACTATTTAAATTATCCAATTATCATCGTTTCAGCAGCTTTCTTTGTGATTAGTGTCGCTGCCTTAGGTGGAATTATTAACAAATATCAAATTTTCAATAGATTTTTTCCGGCTTTAATTGTTTTGGAAGCGACAATAAATGCTTATGTTTCGATCAGCATGATTGGCTTTATTTCTCATTCGGATTTTGCAAAATACATCCAGACCACGAATAATTCCCTTCAAAAAATCAAAAAAACTGATTCAGGTTTTTATCGAATTGGCAAATCATTTGAACGAACTAATAACGATGCAATGCTCTTAGATTTTAACGGAACCGACCAATTTAACAGTATGTTAGAACCTCAAACCAGCACGTTATATGCCAAACTTGGTCAACCGCAATCTGAAGGAGATGTTATTTACGCGAACGGAAATCTGTTCACTGATTCATTGTTAGGCATTAAGTATTTCCTAGAAAACAAAAAAAATAAACCAGAAGTTTATAAACCAATCGGAACAAGAATGGACGTCCAAAACTATGGAATTAAAGCCAAAGATCAAAACATTGTAATTCGCGAAAATCCTTACGCATTGACCAACGGATTTTTGGTTTCAAACAAAGCTTTAAAACCGGACCTTGCCCTCATTAATCCGATCACGAATTACAACACAATTTATCATAATCTTGTCCAACAAAGTGATTTTGAAGATCTATTTTTGCCTTTTTATTCCTATCACGAAAAACTGGTCAACCTCAAAAAGAAATCCTCGGCAACTTGGAATACTTACACAAAAATCAATCCAGCCAAACCAGGAAAAATCATTATTTCGCTTACTCCAAAGACTAATGATCCTTACTATGTATCACTTAATGGCGATCTCGCTGACCACAAAATTAAATATTGCGTTAACGGACAAAATATTGAACAAGACGAACCAATTCAAAATACAGTCGTTCAATCAATTTTTCAAAATAAAAAAGATCAGAATGTGAATTATGTCTTAAATGTAGATCGCAAAGAATTAAACCTCTATGATCTCAGTTTTTATTTCATGGATAGCAAAAAATTCTTAGTCCAGAATACGCAACTGCAGCACAATCAGTTAAAATTGACCGAACATCACTCGAACAGTCTTAAAGGAAACATTGAAGTAAAAGAGCAAAACCAAGTTTTATTTTTTAGTATTCCTGCGGTCAAAGGATGGCATGCAAGCGTTGATGGAAAGAGAGTTCCAATAAAGAAGGCTTTTCGCAACTTTATCGCAATTCCGGTCAAACCAGGCAAACACACTGTCAAAATTACATATCTCCCACCTTACTTTATCACTGGCTTAACAATTAGCATTGTAACCTCAGGCGGACTAATGATTTGCTTATACCTTAAACGTCGAAAACCATGA
- a CDS encoding peptidoglycan D,D-transpeptidase FtsI family protein, translating to MKNNKHLNNNQVQDKSRIPFRLNLLFFIVFILFAILVLKLGDVQLQHGKEHQSEIDQTKLLSITTPVQRGLIYDSRGNVLAGNQATNAITYTRGLSVTKSEMYKIAVKLAGFIDVEPENLSKWDRADYYLANDANNKSIKAQMPKNLLLDSKGNSLSSDQIEKNLMQFTMDKEITFSKEQEKEATIFKSMESAYQLSTVYIKYSGLTDHEIAKVNEHLLELPGISVGPYWIRENTTNPTIAGVLGNVTSNKQGLPAEQINSLLAQGYARNDSVGTSYLEQGYEDVLKGSKKVSQIELSTNNKILSQKTIYPGQMGGSLNLTINSQFQNDVSYVVKSVLESTVAGGYAGKNDGAYAVVMNPKTGAIYAMAGVDRDIKTGEVTYNPLGVINKAYVMGSAVKGAMVMGGLMSGAITTTDNSLPDSAVRLPGTRSKGSVYPEGTFSSLTAAQALEVSSNIYMMRLAMKESNAEYVPNVSMTADKNSFDRLRMYFNEFGLGVKTGIDLPGEITGLVGSSFNEQGSLLTGSLLDLSYGNYDSYTTLQMAQYISTIANNGYRMKPYIVQSIQQIENDGSKGPIVYNNAPKVLNRVNATQGDFDLVKTGLHNVVYGSGNNRVDGWRTGLAMAKLPFEVAAKTGTSESVSVDGQPVLNESLVTFAPVKDPQIAIAIVFPGLNNVSYQNLPTVPVPIQMANQIYALYSKYYPDDAN from the coding sequence TTGAAAAATAACAAACATTTAAATAATAATCAAGTTCAAGATAAATCCAGAATTCCTTTTCGACTTAATCTCCTATTTTTTATTGTATTTATTTTATTTGCTATCTTGGTTTTAAAACTAGGCGATGTTCAGCTCCAACACGGTAAAGAACATCAAAGCGAAATTGATCAAACAAAATTACTTTCGATTACTACTCCTGTTCAACGGGGCTTAATCTATGATTCTCGCGGAAATGTTTTAGCTGGAAATCAAGCGACTAACGCGATTACCTATACCCGTGGGTTAAGTGTAACCAAAAGTGAAATGTATAAAATCGCTGTAAAACTGGCAGGTTTTATTGACGTTGAGCCAGAAAATCTTTCGAAGTGGGATCGGGCCGATTATTATCTTGCTAATGATGCTAATAATAAATCAATCAAAGCGCAAATGCCAAAAAATCTGCTGCTTGATAGTAAAGGTAATTCTTTGTCTTCAGATCAAATAGAAAAAAACTTGATGCAATTTACGATGGATAAAGAAATAACTTTTTCAAAAGAACAAGAAAAGGAAGCCACTATTTTTAAAAGTATGGAATCGGCTTATCAATTATCGACAGTTTACATTAAATATAGTGGTTTGACTGATCACGAAATTGCTAAAGTTAATGAACATCTTTTAGAGTTACCAGGAATCAGCGTTGGACCTTACTGGATTCGAGAAAATACGACTAATCCAACTATTGCGGGGGTTTTAGGTAACGTAACTTCTAATAAACAGGGTTTGCCAGCTGAGCAGATCAACAGTCTTTTAGCTCAAGGATATGCTAGAAATGATAGCGTTGGGACAAGCTATTTAGAACAAGGGTATGAGGATGTTTTAAAAGGATCGAAGAAAGTTTCGCAGATTGAACTTTCGACTAACAATAAAATTCTTTCCCAAAAGACGATTTATCCCGGTCAAATGGGTGGCAGTTTAAACTTGACCATTAATTCGCAATTTCAAAATGATGTGAGTTATGTTGTTAAAAGTGTTCTGGAGTCTACCGTTGCTGGCGGGTACGCGGGAAAAAATGATGGAGCCTATGCAGTAGTAATGAATCCTAAGACGGGAGCGATTTATGCGATGGCAGGAGTTGATCGTGATATTAAGACTGGTGAAGTTACTTATAATCCTTTGGGAGTGATTAATAAAGCTTACGTTATGGGATCGGCAGTTAAAGGAGCTATGGTAATGGGTGGACTGATGAGTGGTGCTATTACAACTACTGATAACTCACTACCAGATTCAGCAGTTCGTCTGCCTGGAACTCGCTCAAAAGGATCGGTGTATCCGGAAGGAACTTTTAGTTCGTTGACTGCGGCTCAAGCTTTAGAAGTATCATCTAATATTTATATGATGCGACTAGCAATGAAAGAATCTAACGCCGAGTATGTTCCAAATGTTTCAATGACCGCTGATAAAAACTCGTTTGATCGATTGAGAATGTATTTTAACGAATTTGGTTTGGGAGTTAAAACTGGCATTGACTTGCCAGGAGAAATTACTGGGCTAGTTGGATCTAGTTTCAATGAGCAAGGAAGTCTTTTGACGGGATCACTTCTTGATCTTTCATATGGAAATTATGATTCTTATACAACTTTGCAGATGGCCCAGTATATTTCAACAATTGCTAATAACGGATACCGGATGAAGCCATATATTGTTCAGTCAATTCAACAGATTGAAAATGATGGTTCAAAAGGTCCAATTGTTTATAACAATGCTCCTAAAGTTTTAAATCGAGTAAATGCGACTCAAGGAGACTTTGATCTTGTAAAAACGGGACTTCACAACGTAGTTTATGGATCGGGAAATAATCGTGTTGACGGTTGGCGTACAGGATTAGCAATGGCTAAATTGCCTTTTGAAGTGGCGGCAAAGACGGGGACCTCAGAGTCCGTTAGTGTTGACGGTCAACCAGTTCTAAACGAAAGTCTAGTAACTTTTGCACCCGTAAAAGATCCGCAAATAGCAATCGCAATTGTTTTTCCGGGACTAAATAACGTATCTTACCAAAATTTACCGACGGTACCGGTCCCGATCCAGATGGCTAATCAGATTTATGCGCTCTATAGCAAATATTACCCGGATGATGCTAATTAG
- a CDS encoding DUF3737 family protein has product MTVYQEKIYTGERSLFATNNATLQHITFGNGESPLKESHHLKISDSIFQWKYPLWYCSDISVDHPVFETMARSGIWYTNHISINNSTIQAPKLFRRCQDVTLNEVYFADALETLWNCSEINLKNVQAKGDYFGMNSQDIKLDNLQLVGNYAFDGAKNITANNCTFFSKDAFWNCQNVTLTNCTINGEYLGWNTENLTLINCTVESNQGLCYVKHLTMKNCILLQTDLAFEYSSEIEAEIDSNIVSVKNPISGVIKAHKIGEIIQDDPKLDLTQVKILQTGVNN; this is encoded by the coding sequence ATGACAGTTTATCAAGAAAAAATTTACACCGGTGAAAGATCTCTTTTTGCCACTAATAATGCTACGCTTCAACACATAACCTTTGGTAACGGCGAATCTCCGTTAAAAGAAAGTCACCATCTAAAAATTTCAGATTCAATTTTTCAATGGAAGTACCCGCTTTGGTACTGCTCGGATATCTCAGTAGACCACCCGGTTTTTGAGACAATGGCGCGCTCTGGTATTTGGTACACAAACCATATCTCAATCAACAACAGTACAATCCAAGCGCCCAAACTTTTTCGGCGCTGTCAAGACGTCACTTTAAATGAGGTCTATTTTGCCGATGCTTTAGAAACCCTTTGGAACTGCTCTGAAATAAATCTGAAAAATGTTCAGGCAAAAGGCGACTATTTCGGTATGAACAGCCAAGACATTAAACTAGATAATCTCCAACTAGTCGGCAACTACGCTTTTGACGGCGCTAAAAATATCACAGCTAATAATTGTACTTTCTTTTCAAAAGATGCTTTTTGGAATTGTCAAAATGTGACCTTAACGAACTGTACCATCAATGGAGAATACTTGGGCTGGAACACCGAGAATCTAACTTTAATTAATTGCACGGTTGAAAGTAATCAGGGGCTTTGTTACGTCAAACATTTGACAATGAAAAATTGTATTTTGTTACAAACCGATTTAGCTTTTGAATACAGCTCTGAAATCGAAGCTGAGATCGATTCAAATATTGTCAGTGTTAAAAATCCTATCAGTGGTGTGATTAAAGCACACAAGATTGGAGAAATTATTCAAGATGATCCAAAATTAGATCTAACACAAGTTAAGATCCTTCAAACGGGGGTTAACAATTGA
- a CDS encoding alpha/beta hydrolase, which translates to MKRKWIFLTIFGGIVLLIVAGWSWQQIIRPRSTIIKSTPTIFLHGWGSSVNAEHQMTSAMKKSGITNSVTQAIVSPEGKVKLIGSIPKHAKNPVVEVGFKNNKNTDYHEDGQWLKNVITELQNTYQIKNVNLVGHSMGNMAIAYYILDHSNNSSLPKLRKQVDMAGHFDGIIGMNDKPNLTKLDDSGKPDRMDDNYRTLLGLRKKYPNKQVHVLNIFGDKNDGSHSDGSVTNASSQSLRYLIGERAKTYQEKKIIGADGQHSRLHENKEVDQILIKFLWP; encoded by the coding sequence TTGAAAAGAAAATGGATTTTTCTAACAATTTTTGGGGGAATCGTCCTTTTAATTGTTGCCGGATGGAGCTGGCAGCAAATCATACGACCACGAAGCACAATCATTAAATCAACACCGACCATTTTTCTGCACGGCTGGGGCAGCAGTGTAAATGCTGAACATCAAATGACCTCTGCAATGAAAAAATCTGGAATCACAAATAGTGTGACTCAAGCAATTGTGAGTCCAGAAGGGAAAGTTAAACTCATAGGATCAATTCCTAAACACGCTAAAAATCCAGTTGTTGAAGTAGGATTTAAGAATAACAAGAATACCGATTATCATGAGGATGGACAATGGCTTAAAAACGTTATAACTGAACTGCAAAATACTTATCAGATTAAAAATGTAAATTTAGTCGGCCACTCGATGGGCAACATGGCAATTGCTTATTACATTTTAGATCATAGCAATAATTCCTCTTTACCTAAATTGCGAAAACAAGTTGATATGGCTGGTCATTTTGATGGAATTATTGGAATGAACGACAAACCAAACTTAACCAAGCTAGACGATTCCGGAAAACCCGATCGCATGGATGATAATTACCGAACACTTCTTGGATTGAGAAAAAAATATCCTAATAAACAAGTACATGTCTTAAATATTTTTGGCGATAAAAATGATGGATCTCATTCCGACGGTTCTGTAACAAATGCTTCTTCTCAATCTTTACGTTATTTGATTGGCGAGCGAGCCAAAACATATCAAGAGAAGAAAATTATTGGAGCTGACGGCCAACACAGTCGACTGCACGAGAATAAAGAAGTCGATCAAATTTTGATTAAGTTCTTATGGCCATAA
- a CDS encoding BspA family leucine-rich repeat surface protein, protein MVAISGGGQLANSSRSAFVEPGSLIKPRSGLSPINVGLGDTQNFFATVGTAVSKVNDNGTWDTIQINEAKSYQVGAVTLNSTLDMTKDFNFSWDLKIEPPTWTFLCDGIGFVLHPLYKSGERIIDSKGSPDYILPLVFGRHSDNSSVTLSDDVDNGQNIHSLGYSGGNLGISDLMNAIGFKVDTYNDDSSIVGINYIHGTPYGSQSHSLTQVLDIDDVFAYGSPWNVNNTYGAFVTTDSNGYAGKAQYSAPLNGMSVTPKNDAFGSVSGKPLNIPDYNWHPMSMSYNASTYTLQVVVGDPAIGGSVWTKTFNSLERAVIADRSNWAFSILGTTGQGTESNTIRNVRGSYTPGDPVITTRYVDENGNDLQAAKSTILSDWQIQHPGSTQFIDTSSPLTIVKNGKTYRRAQVNGTFFDNGTRINKRLGTPGSGGTVTTSGNTVTVGTEFNGVTFVNYVYRQDLPTGSADISADLQLSVNSGTFSKVATIRPGDNVIFKYTAKNNVIPIWSKVTAVQSLGGLFTTVGTLPADVIQKNGFLYIPLKLGTTNDLKLGETGTNTITMKYNGWNNAQLTANDAGQITITSSPASPSAAPLSKIVTKVAIYDQSSQLIDENGDPFFGSYFYSASNNKSPLASTDLVYNTGNYAPATDAVTLNDQGWWYLDPITKVLTIYPHELNGSVDTTGASVWPWHGQAADITKVVIKPGVTARGSLHNLFADLMNATSIEGLDALNTANVTDMNAMFAHCQKVTSLDVSHFNTTNVTDMNSMFNDCNLLTSLNLSSFVTNQVTSMRGMFQACTGITELDLNSFNTSLVQDFSYMFNEMHGLKKLNVTSFNTSSATDMTVMFAHMSVLPSLDLSSFNTSSVTTMTSMFDGSSKLWQLTLGSTSKLAADCGLTDPAVETEIVDAGTTYYVTNPNWREVGVGGTAHDPKETAKTAAQIISDSATATGTRIYVWDQIGKQALATTGNIDFGVHRGSLREHNHSSSVQNFNITDNRNSRNGKVWRVEAAVTKQFELASDATKKISGNPLYFQNNGLTTNLTSTAQTVYNGTAGSGYQDALAIPWSLSFKAHSNDIPAPGQYKATVTYTLVNVP, encoded by the coding sequence ATGGTAGCGATTTCAGGGGGGGGGCAATTAGCTAACTCCTCTCGATCTGCTTTTGTAGAGCCAGGCTCATTAATAAAACCAAGAAGTGGACTTAGTCCGATTAATGTTGGTTTAGGCGATACCCAAAATTTTTTTGCAACTGTTGGGACAGCTGTTTCGAAAGTAAATGATAATGGTACATGGGATACTATTCAAATTAATGAAGCTAAATCTTATCAAGTAGGTGCTGTAACTCTCAACTCTACATTAGATATGACAAAAGATTTTAATTTTAGTTGGGATTTAAAAATTGAACCACCTACATGGACGTTTTTGTGTGATGGTATAGGTTTTGTTTTGCACCCTCTATATAAATCGGGTGAGAGAATTATAGATTCTAAAGGAAGTCCTGATTATATACTTCCATTGGTTTTTGGAAGACATTCTGATAATTCTTCTGTTACACTCTCTGATGACGTTGATAATGGTCAAAATATTCATTCATTAGGTTATAGCGGGGGTAATCTTGGGATTAGCGATTTAATGAATGCAATTGGGTTTAAAGTTGATACTTATAATGATGATAGTAGCATTGTTGGTATTAACTATATTCATGGAACGCCTTATGGAAGTCAATCTCATTCTCTTACCCAAGTTTTAGATATTGACGATGTATTTGCTTACGGGAGTCCTTGGAATGTCAATAATACATACGGTGCTTTTGTAACGACTGATAGTAATGGATATGCGGGAAAAGCTCAATATTCTGCACCTTTAAATGGGATGTCAGTAACTCCGAAAAATGATGCATTTGGAAGCGTTAGTGGTAAACCATTAAATATTCCCGATTATAATTGGCATCCGATGTCAATGTCGTATAATGCTAGTACTTATACATTACAAGTGGTAGTGGGAGATCCTGCTATAGGTGGTTCAGTTTGGACTAAGACATTTAATTCACTTGAAAGAGCAGTTATTGCCGATCGTTCAAACTGGGCATTTTCAATTTTAGGAACAACGGGTCAAGGCACTGAAAGTAACACAATTAGAAATGTAAGAGGAAGTTATACACCCGGAGATCCAGTAATTACAACTCGTTATGTTGACGAAAACGGCAATGATTTACAAGCTGCAAAATCAACAATTTTATCAGATTGGCAAATTCAACATCCGGGTTCAACACAATTTATTGATACCAGCAGTCCGCTTACAATTGTAAAAAATGGGAAAACATATCGCCGAGCACAGGTTAATGGCACATTTTTTGATAATGGAACGAGAATTAATAAACGTTTAGGGACACCAGGAAGTGGGGGAACCGTCACAACTTCAGGAAATACGGTAACCGTTGGAACCGAATTTAACGGCGTCACTTTTGTCAATTACGTTTACCGGCAGGATTTACCAACAGGCAGTGCTGACATTTCAGCAGATCTTCAGCTTAGTGTTAATAGTGGAACGTTTAGTAAAGTTGCGACAATTAGACCGGGGGACAATGTAATATTTAAATACACCGCAAAGAATAATGTGATTCCGATTTGGTCCAAGGTCACAGCAGTTCAATCACTAGGCGGCTTATTTACCACGGTTGGAACGTTACCGGCAGATGTCATTCAAAAAAATGGATTTCTTTATATTCCATTGAAGCTGGGAACTACTAATGATTTGAAGTTGGGGGAAACAGGAACCAACACGATTACGATGAAATACAACGGATGGAATAACGCTCAATTGACTGCTAATGATGCAGGTCAAATAACAATCACTTCATCTCCTGCGAGTCCAAGCGCAGCTCCGTTATCAAAGATTGTGACAAAAGTAGCGATTTATGATCAATCGAGTCAATTAATTGATGAAAATGGAGATCCATTCTTCGGTTCATATTTTTATAGCGCAAGTAATAATAAATCACCACTGGCTAGCACAGATCTGGTGTATAACACTGGAAACTATGCGCCAGCTACTGATGCAGTGACTCTAAATGATCAGGGTTGGTGGTATCTTGATCCAATCACTAAAGTTTTGACGATTTACCCACATGAATTAAACGGTTCGGTGGATACAACGGGAGCTTCTGTTTGGCCTTGGCATGGACAAGCGGCAGATATTACAAAAGTGGTAATTAAACCGGGAGTAACAGCTCGTGGATCACTTCATAATCTATTTGCTGATCTCATGAATGCTACATCAATTGAAGGACTCGACGCTTTGAATACTGCTAACGTCACCGATATGAACGCGATGTTTGCCCATTGTCAAAAGGTGACTAGTCTTGATGTGAGCCATTTCAATACCACAAATGTGACAGACATGAATAGTATGTTTAATGACTGTAATTTGTTAACGAGCTTGAATTTGAGTAGCTTTGTTACGAACCAGGTTACCAGCATGCGGGGCATGTTCCAGGCTTGTACAGGGATCACTGAGTTGGATCTCAACAGTTTCAACACCAGCTTAGTACAAGATTTTAGTTACATGTTTAACGAAATGCATGGATTAAAGAAGCTGAACGTAACGAGCTTTAATACATCAAGTGCCACCGACATGACGGTAATGTTTGCGCACATGTCGGTGCTTCCGAGTCTTGATCTTAGTAGTTTTAACACAAGTAGTGTTACAACGATGACTTCAATGTTTGATGGTAGTTCAAAGCTTTGGCAACTGACGCTTGGGAGTACTTCTAAATTGGCAGCAGATTGTGGTTTAACAGATCCGGCAGTTGAGACGGAGATTGTAGATGCAGGCACAACATATTACGTGACAAATCCGAATTGGCGTGAAGTTGGAGTAGGAGGAACGGCTCACGATCCCAAGGAAACAGCAAAGACTGCCGCTCAGATTATCAGTGACTCAGCGACTGCTACGGGTACTAGAATTTACGTTTGGGATCAAATCGGTAAGCAGGCTTTAGCGACAACGGGAAATATTGATTTTGGGGTACATCGTGGATCCCTTCGAGAGCATAATCACAGCAGCTCCGTTCAGAATTTCAACATTACTGACAACCGAAATTCCCGCAACGGAAAAGTCTGGCGCGTCGAAGCGGCAGTGACTAAACAATTTGAACTTGCCAGCGACGCTACGAAGAAGATCTCAGGCAATCCGCTCTACTTCCAAAATAATGGCCTTACGACTAATCTCACCTCAACGGCTCAGACTGTGTATAACGGGACGGCAGGTAGTGGCTATCAAGACGCACTTGCGATTCCTTGGAGCTTGAGCTTTAAAGCACATTCAAACGATATTCCGGCTCCGGGTCAATACAAGGCGACCGTGACGTATACTTTAGTTAACGTGCCTTGA